Proteins found in one Ischnura elegans chromosome 11, ioIscEleg1.1, whole genome shotgun sequence genomic segment:
- the LOC124168167 gene encoding uncharacterized protein LOC124168167 has product MASWWVVAVALAISVTITSGDVSNGAASGKRPGAPAKPGRFLSLPVPTKCSQRPKEFFFRGHNYFYSDSLPQFKGKRFDWLDARNECREYCMDLVSIESPDENDLVFRLIAQRNSPYIWTSGRLCDFKGCENRRDLEPKNLYGWFWSGTRGKMSPTNQVPAGWPSNPWSQTGHERRPQPDNAEFRINQTPESCLAVLNNVYGDGIAWHDVACYHEKPFICEDSEELLNYVAQKNRGIPL; this is encoded by the exons ATGGCTTCTTGGTGGGTTGTGGCGGTGGCCCTCGCCATATCTGTGACAATCACGTCAGGGGACGTTAGCAACGGAGCCGCGTCTGGAAAACGGCCCGGCGCACCAGCAAAGCCCGGACGATTCTTATCCTTACCCGTTCCGACCAAGTGCTCACAGA GACCTAAGGAATTTTTCTTCCGAGGCCACAACTACTTCTACAGCGACAGTTTGCCTCAGTTCAAAGGAAAGCGATTTGATTGGTTGGATGCTAGGAATGAATGCCGAGAATACTGCATGGACCTTGTATCCATCGAATCTCCTGATGAAAATGATTTGGTGTTCAGACTGATTGCTCAGA GAAATTCACCGTACATCTGGACTAGCGGGCGCCTTTGTGACTTCAAGGGTTGCGAGAACAGACGTGATCTCGAGCCGAAAAACCTTTACGGATGGTTTTGGTCTGGCACTAGGGGTAAGATGTCCCCAACCAATCAAGTTCCAGCCGGCTGGCCCTCCAACCCATGGAGTCAGACTGGACACGAGCGTCGTCCCCAACCCGACAACGCTGAATTCCGCATCAACCAGACTCCTGAGTCGTGCTTGGCTGTTCTCAACAACGTTTATGGCGATGGTATCGCATGGCATGATGTTGCCTGCTATCACGAGAAGCCTTTCATCTGTGAGGACAGTGAGGAACTGCTCAACTATGTTGCTCAAAAGAATCGAGGCATTCCCCTTTAA
- the LOC124168437 gene encoding uncharacterized protein LOC124168437 isoform X1, translating into MLSRRENLLIRPWQERRYYNHRKKVILATPAIDARPPPFWGHVCCKLKSSAKEEERISRIEEDNFRLLQRMGKIMRSSKKMIDDRWTTPQPAFLNRVGIYAPSGKIRKPIDNSDELDSQATALVTDSTTTPRRHSRCSACCPVETKPKQKIPEERVPWDPPKPSISRRRSPVRMTNIKEDPERRMGKGTVRKEEVIKMRSKVYYPQTTNSIRQRRSMLNDSKHESSGKDRLLQRTSFQKLERVIDISPTEQLVITCGSLTLSIEFPPESSILIRNADKEKLIHRGYCYCKAFNQKNRQTK; encoded by the exons GTGATTTTAGCTACTCCTGCCATAGATGCTCGGCCACCACCTTTCTGGGGACATGTTTGCTGTAAGTTAAAATCCTCTGCCAAAGAGGAGGAGAGAATCTCTCGTATAGAAGAGGACAACTTTCGACTGTTACAAAGGATGGGAAAAATAATGCGGTCATCAAAGAAGATGATTGATGACCGCTGGACAACACCCCAGCCAGC GTTTTTGAATCGAGTAGGAATATATGCTCCCAGTGGCAAAATAAGGAAGCCTATTGACAATAGTGATGAACTTGATAGCCAAGCAACTGCCCTAGTTACGGATTCAACGACCACACCAAGGCGGCATTCCAGATGCTCAGCATGCTGCCCGGTGGAGACCAAACCCAAACAA aaaatcccAGAGGAAAGAGTGCCATGGGATCCTCCTAAACCAAGCATAAGCAGAAGAAGATCTCCAGTCAGAATGACAAACATTAAG GAAGATCCTGAGAGGAGAATGGGCAAAGGAACAGTAAGGAAAGAAGAAGTTATAAAGATGAGAAGTAAAGTTTACTATCCTCAGACAACAAACAGTATTAGGCAAAGGAGGTCAATGTTAAATGATTCAAAACATGAAAGCAGTGGCAAGGATAGGTTGCTTCAACGAACTAGCTTCCAAAAGCTTGAGAGAGTCATAGATATCTCTCCCACAGAGCAATTAGTCATAACATGTGGTAGTTTGACACTTTCCATTGAATTCCCACCAGAATCTTCCATTCTCATTAGAAATGCTGACAAAGAAAAGCTCATTCATAGAGGTTACTGTTACTGTAAGGCTTTTAATCAAAAGAATCGTCAGACaaaatga